Proteins encoded in a region of the Paenibacillus sp. W2I17 genome:
- a CDS encoding YolD-like family protein — translation MSKKLQQNGIFESSRMMLPEHREAYILHQEQLAPRTRPSLDAQAAEEMSRLLSNSMMLGDIVTITLFHEHDDIRYTGQVLRLDRPARTLRLLMEDGSRDIQMNLITDVALSDD, via the coding sequence ATGAGTAAAAAATTGCAGCAAAACGGTATCTTCGAGTCCTCACGCATGATGCTCCCCGAACACCGGGAAGCCTACATTCTTCATCAGGAACAACTTGCTCCTCGTACCCGCCCATCCCTGGATGCCCAGGCCGCGGAAGAAATGTCCCGTTTGCTCAGCAACTCGATGATGCTTGGAGATATCGTTACCATTACGTTGTTTCACGAACATGACGATATCCGTTACACGGGGCAGGTGCTTCGGCTGGACCGTCCTGCCCGGACCCTCAGACTACTGATGGAAGATGGGTCCCGGGATATTCAGATGAACCTCATTACAGATGTGGCCCTATCCGATGACTGA